In a genomic window of Primulina huaijiensis isolate GDHJ02 chromosome 10, ASM1229523v2, whole genome shotgun sequence:
- the LOC140986334 gene encoding U-box domain-containing protein 35-like isoform X1 — protein MANHYREEMTIISSAVAIDKDKNSQFAVKWAIDNLILKDNRLILVHVSSQPSFHLQDGMIKEGRALTQAETQQLFLPYRSFCARKGIIAKEVVLRDLDIAGALTEYIVANSITTIVLGASSRGAISRAFRNTDVPSSIGKSAPDSCTVYTVSKGKVLKIKSGSEPSTPTSATSSMPQNVFSPHCPDSAKFRRQGSWKSAVSEFSFNDGSKNNSPLNSRDYLQTTPSTRLMRSKIPLQNSEESSGSVHTAQWEKCNKSKNPTYVESENSSYESLPYGSNHNSPFSSLTSGIEPRNKHSAIQESVTNLNLRVRTKETSTHSLSGSSNNSGVPSFTSDVSFELLDQPRSSDSTKSPKSPQAAETEDELRRLNAELKQTINMYNAACQETVTAREKARDNAQGKLEEWSKLEDAKQAQKAALAIVEREKQKCKAAVQLAQKAQRIAELESVKRKRAEMKFKHEAEEKQKAIDALARCVIRYRRYSIHEIEIATKNFSISQKIGEGGYGLVYKATLDHTPVAIKVLSSDISQGQKQFQREVEVLSQMRHPHMVILLGACPEHGCLVYEYMENGSLEDRLNCRNGTPPLSWSIRIRIAAEIATALNFLHQMRPEPLVHRDLKPANILLDKNFVSKISDVGLSRLVPPTLADSSTQYHMTAPAGTFCYIDPEYQQTGMLGTKSDIYSLGVMLLQIMTAKPAMGLTHYVESAIEEGHFADILDHKVKDWPVKEVLSLAKLALNCCELRRKDRPDLDSVILPELERLKELGSEVKDENKFYHVYSQDKRFAQTSPSSHVFLKEFGGTNFHHKRFQQESSGSSQETTNSNPEIQMETSRIYTSGSGSGTSTTLENVD, from the exons ATGGCAAATCATTATCGTGAAGAGATGACGATCATTTCCTCAGCGGTGGCAATTGACAAAGACAAGAACAGCCAATTCGCCGTCAAATGGGCCATCGACAATTTAATTCTAAAGGATAATAGACTCATCCTCGTACATGTCAGCAGCCAACCTAGTTTTCACCTCC AGGATGGTATGATAAAAGAAGGCCGCGCCCTTACTCAAGCCGAAACACAACAATTATTCCTTCCATATCGCAGTTTTTGTGCTCGAAAAGGG ATTATAGCAAAGGAGGTAGTTCTTCGAGACCTTGACATTGCAGGCGCGCTTACTGAGTATATCGTCGCTAACTCCATCACAACCATTGTTCTTGGTGCTTCTAGTCGAGGCGCCATTTCACG GGCATTTAGAAATACAGATGTTCCGAGTTCGATAGGGAAATCTGCACCAGATTCTTGTACAGTTTATACTGTATCGAAGGGAAAAGTGTTGAAAATCAAATCTGGTAGCGAACCTTCCACTCCCACAAGTGCAACTAGTTCAATGCCACAGAATGTTTTCTCACCTCATTGTCCAGATTCTGCAAAATTTCGTCG TCAAGGAAGTTGGAAAAGTGCTGTCTCCGAGTTCTCATTTAATGATGGAAGCAAGAATAATTCACCGCTGAATAGTAGAGATTATCTGCAAACGACTCCAAGTACAAGGCTCATGCGAAGTAAGATCCCCCTTCAAAACTCGGAAGAAAGTAGTGGATCTGTCCACACGGCCCAGTGGGAAAAGTGCAACAAGAGTAAGAATCCCACATATGTGGAATCAGAAAACAGTAGTTACGAGTCTTTACCCTATGGCAGCAATCACAACTCACCTTTCAGTTCATTGACTAGTGGGATTGAACCTAGAAACAAGCATTCTGCGATCCAGGAGTCGGTGACAAATTTGAATCTTCGGGTCCGAACCAAGGAGACTTCAACTCATTCTTTGTCTGGATCGAGTAACAATTCTGGAGTTCCAAGTTTTACCTCTGATGTCTCCTTCGAACTTTTAGACCAGCCTCGATCTTCAGATTCAACAAAGAGCCCCAAATCTCCTCAAGCAGCT GAAACAGAGGACGAATTGAGAAGATTGAACGCAGAATTGAAGCAAACCATAAACATGTACAATGCTGCATGCCAGGAAACTGTAACTGCTAGAGAGAAG GCAAGAGATAATGCTCAGGGGAAATTGGAGGAATGGAGTAAGCTAGAAGATGCTAAGCAAGCGCAAAAGGCAGCATTGGCCATTGTGGAGAGGGAGAAGCAGAAGTGTAAAGCTGCAGTTCAACTAGCACAAAAGGCACAACGTATAGCAGAATTGGAATCAGTCAAGAGAAAGCGTGCAGAGATGAAGTTCAAACATGAGGCCGAAGAGAAGCAGAAGGCAATTGATGCATTAGCCCGCTGTGTGATTCGATATAGAAGGTACTCAATTCATGAAATTGAAATTGCAACAAAGAACTTCTCTATCTCGCAAAAGATCGGTGAAGGGGGATATGGGCTTGTTTATAAAGCTACTTTAGATCACACACCTGTTGCTATAAAAGTTTTGAGCTCAGATATATCGCAAGGTCAAAAGCAATTCCAAAGAGAG GTTGAGGTGTTGAGTCAGATGAGACATCCCCATATGGTAATCCTGTTGGGAGCATGTCCCGAGCATGGCTGCCTCGTGTATGAGTACATGGAAAACGGAAGCTTAGAAGACAGGCTTAATTGCAGAAATGGCACTCCACCTTTATCATGGAGCATTCGTATCAGAATAGCCGCAGAAATCGCCACTGCTCttaattttcttcatcaaatgAGACCAGAGCCACTCGTTCACCGTGACCTTAAACCTGCAAACATTCTCTTAGACAAAAACTTCGTGAGCAAGATTAGTGACGTTGGCCTATCAAGGCTTGTTCCACCCACTTTGGCTGATTCCAGTACTCAGTATCACATGACAGCACCAGCAGGAACATTCTGTTACATTGATCCAGAGTACCAGCAAACAGGAATGCTGGGAACAAAATCAGACATATATTCGTTAGGTGTAATGCTGCTGCAGATCATGACAGCCAAACCTGCAATGGGCCTAACACATTATGTTGAGAGTGCTATAGAGGAAGGTCATTTCGCTGACATTCTAGACCATAAGGTGAAAGACTGGCCTGTTAAGGAAGTTTTATCCTTGGCTAAATTGGCCTTGAATTGCTGTGAATTGAGAAGAAAAGACAGGCCAGATCTTGATTCCGTGATATTACCTGAATTGGAACGGCTGAAGGAGCTGGGATCAGAAGTTAAAGACGAAAACAAATTTTATCATGTGTATTCACAAGATAAAAGGTTTGCACAAACATCACCTTCTAGCCATGTTTTTCTGAAGGAATTTGGTGGTACGAATTTTCATCATAAAAGATTTCAACAAGAAAGCTCGGGTTCAAGTCAG GAAACAACGAACAGCAATCCTGAAATCCAAATGGAAACTTCTCGCATTTACACATCTGGAAGTGGAAGCGGCACTAGCACAACACTAGAAAATGTGGATTAG
- the LOC140986334 gene encoding U-box domain-containing protein 52-like isoform X2, which produces MSAANLVFTSIIAKEVVLRDLDIAGALTEYIVANSITTIVLGASSRGAISRAFRNTDVPSSIGKSAPDSCTVYTVSKGKVLKIKSGSEPSTPTSATSSMPQNVFSPHCPDSAKFRRQGSWKSAVSEFSFNDGSKNNSPLNSRDYLQTTPSTRLMRSKIPLQNSEESSGSVHTAQWEKCNKSKNPTYVESENSSYESLPYGSNHNSPFSSLTSGIEPRNKHSAIQESVTNLNLRVRTKETSTHSLSGSSNNSGVPSFTSDVSFELLDQPRSSDSTKSPKSPQAAETEDELRRLNAELKQTINMYNAACQETVTAREKARDNAQGKLEEWSKLEDAKQAQKAALAIVEREKQKCKAAVQLAQKAQRIAELESVKRKRAEMKFKHEAEEKQKAIDALARCVIRYRRYSIHEIEIATKNFSISQKIGEGGYGLVYKATLDHTPVAIKVLSSDISQGQKQFQREVEVLSQMRHPHMVILLGACPEHGCLVYEYMENGSLEDRLNCRNGTPPLSWSIRIRIAAEIATALNFLHQMRPEPLVHRDLKPANILLDKNFVSKISDVGLSRLVPPTLADSSTQYHMTAPAGTFCYIDPEYQQTGMLGTKSDIYSLGVMLLQIMTAKPAMGLTHYVESAIEEGHFADILDHKVKDWPVKEVLSLAKLALNCCELRRKDRPDLDSVILPELERLKELGSEVKDENKFYHVYSQDKRFAQTSPSSHVFLKEFGGTNFHHKRFQQESSGSSQETTNSNPEIQMETSRIYTSGSGSGTSTTLENVD; this is translated from the exons ATGTCAGCAGCCAACCTAGTTTTCACCTCC ATTATAGCAAAGGAGGTAGTTCTTCGAGACCTTGACATTGCAGGCGCGCTTACTGAGTATATCGTCGCTAACTCCATCACAACCATTGTTCTTGGTGCTTCTAGTCGAGGCGCCATTTCACG GGCATTTAGAAATACAGATGTTCCGAGTTCGATAGGGAAATCTGCACCAGATTCTTGTACAGTTTATACTGTATCGAAGGGAAAAGTGTTGAAAATCAAATCTGGTAGCGAACCTTCCACTCCCACAAGTGCAACTAGTTCAATGCCACAGAATGTTTTCTCACCTCATTGTCCAGATTCTGCAAAATTTCGTCG TCAAGGAAGTTGGAAAAGTGCTGTCTCCGAGTTCTCATTTAATGATGGAAGCAAGAATAATTCACCGCTGAATAGTAGAGATTATCTGCAAACGACTCCAAGTACAAGGCTCATGCGAAGTAAGATCCCCCTTCAAAACTCGGAAGAAAGTAGTGGATCTGTCCACACGGCCCAGTGGGAAAAGTGCAACAAGAGTAAGAATCCCACATATGTGGAATCAGAAAACAGTAGTTACGAGTCTTTACCCTATGGCAGCAATCACAACTCACCTTTCAGTTCATTGACTAGTGGGATTGAACCTAGAAACAAGCATTCTGCGATCCAGGAGTCGGTGACAAATTTGAATCTTCGGGTCCGAACCAAGGAGACTTCAACTCATTCTTTGTCTGGATCGAGTAACAATTCTGGAGTTCCAAGTTTTACCTCTGATGTCTCCTTCGAACTTTTAGACCAGCCTCGATCTTCAGATTCAACAAAGAGCCCCAAATCTCCTCAAGCAGCT GAAACAGAGGACGAATTGAGAAGATTGAACGCAGAATTGAAGCAAACCATAAACATGTACAATGCTGCATGCCAGGAAACTGTAACTGCTAGAGAGAAG GCAAGAGATAATGCTCAGGGGAAATTGGAGGAATGGAGTAAGCTAGAAGATGCTAAGCAAGCGCAAAAGGCAGCATTGGCCATTGTGGAGAGGGAGAAGCAGAAGTGTAAAGCTGCAGTTCAACTAGCACAAAAGGCACAACGTATAGCAGAATTGGAATCAGTCAAGAGAAAGCGTGCAGAGATGAAGTTCAAACATGAGGCCGAAGAGAAGCAGAAGGCAATTGATGCATTAGCCCGCTGTGTGATTCGATATAGAAGGTACTCAATTCATGAAATTGAAATTGCAACAAAGAACTTCTCTATCTCGCAAAAGATCGGTGAAGGGGGATATGGGCTTGTTTATAAAGCTACTTTAGATCACACACCTGTTGCTATAAAAGTTTTGAGCTCAGATATATCGCAAGGTCAAAAGCAATTCCAAAGAGAG GTTGAGGTGTTGAGTCAGATGAGACATCCCCATATGGTAATCCTGTTGGGAGCATGTCCCGAGCATGGCTGCCTCGTGTATGAGTACATGGAAAACGGAAGCTTAGAAGACAGGCTTAATTGCAGAAATGGCACTCCACCTTTATCATGGAGCATTCGTATCAGAATAGCCGCAGAAATCGCCACTGCTCttaattttcttcatcaaatgAGACCAGAGCCACTCGTTCACCGTGACCTTAAACCTGCAAACATTCTCTTAGACAAAAACTTCGTGAGCAAGATTAGTGACGTTGGCCTATCAAGGCTTGTTCCACCCACTTTGGCTGATTCCAGTACTCAGTATCACATGACAGCACCAGCAGGAACATTCTGTTACATTGATCCAGAGTACCAGCAAACAGGAATGCTGGGAACAAAATCAGACATATATTCGTTAGGTGTAATGCTGCTGCAGATCATGACAGCCAAACCTGCAATGGGCCTAACACATTATGTTGAGAGTGCTATAGAGGAAGGTCATTTCGCTGACATTCTAGACCATAAGGTGAAAGACTGGCCTGTTAAGGAAGTTTTATCCTTGGCTAAATTGGCCTTGAATTGCTGTGAATTGAGAAGAAAAGACAGGCCAGATCTTGATTCCGTGATATTACCTGAATTGGAACGGCTGAAGGAGCTGGGATCAGAAGTTAAAGACGAAAACAAATTTTATCATGTGTATTCACAAGATAAAAGGTTTGCACAAACATCACCTTCTAGCCATGTTTTTCTGAAGGAATTTGGTGGTACGAATTTTCATCATAAAAGATTTCAACAAGAAAGCTCGGGTTCAAGTCAG GAAACAACGAACAGCAATCCTGAAATCCAAATGGAAACTTCTCGCATTTACACATCTGGAAGTGGAAGCGGCACTAGCACAACACTAGAAAATGTGGATTAG